One window of the Rhizorhabdus dicambivorans genome contains the following:
- the pbpC gene encoding penicillin-binding protein 1C, with protein sequence MGIGPTPTPPLKGRGFPKLLWIVPLALAALLYIATWPPITPDFRTVRATWHPTEAWLYDRNGLLLDSMRVDFSRRRLGWVPLGETAPALAKAVIAAEDRRFREHGGVDWLAVAGSIRDRLSGRRARGASTITMQLAAFLSPDLARPGSRNYWQKARQMRGAMAIEHRWSKDEILEAYLNLAGFRGEAQGIMAASEQMFGKPPARLSRDEALLIAALLPDPQAPPERVARRACAMRRGDCPAIKAIAATALGSARRLRIDPELAPHLAQRLIDKPGMRVTTTLDAPIQRIAITALSRQLIGLGDQRARDGAVIVLDNATGDTLAYVGGVGGGSTAAAVDGANAPRQAGSTLKPFLYAAAIERGYLTAASILDDSPVQLDTASGLYIPQNYDRSFRGPVSARSALAASLNVPAVRTLLLVGVNAFRDRLWDLGYAGLTEDGDYYGFSLALGSAEVTLAEQANAYRALANGGRWSAARLRPSDAQQPLRPVISPAGAWITADILSDPGARAGTFGLDSALRLPFWAAVKTGTSKAMRDNWCVGFSSRFTVAVWIGNLEGDSMRAVSGTSGAAPVWREIMLALHRTGAPPRPAKPHDVESRTVRFASAIEPPRTEYFLRGTAQPVFGAAPPEARRARIASPVSGSIYALDPDIPIDRQRIRILVSGAVAGHRLLLDRKDIGPAGAQPLVLPGPGAHRLVLADPVGRTVDQVLFTVR encoded by the coding sequence ATGGGGATAGGCCCCACCCCAACCCCTCCCCTGAAGGGGAGGGGCTTCCCTAAACTGCTGTGGATCGTGCCGCTCGCGCTGGCGGCGCTGCTCTATATCGCGACATGGCCGCCCATCACACCCGACTTCCGGACGGTCCGCGCCACCTGGCATCCCACCGAAGCCTGGCTCTACGACCGCAACGGCTTGCTGCTCGACAGCATGCGGGTCGATTTCAGCCGGCGGCGGCTCGGCTGGGTGCCGCTTGGCGAGACCGCCCCTGCGCTGGCGAAGGCCGTGATCGCCGCCGAGGATCGGCGCTTCCGCGAACATGGCGGTGTCGACTGGCTGGCGGTGGCCGGATCGATCCGCGACCGGCTTTCGGGCCGGCGCGCGCGCGGGGCATCGACCATCACAATGCAGCTTGCGGCGTTCCTATCGCCCGACCTCGCCCGGCCGGGATCGCGCAACTACTGGCAGAAGGCACGCCAGATGCGCGGGGCGATGGCGATCGAGCATCGCTGGTCGAAGGACGAAATCCTCGAAGCCTATCTCAACCTGGCCGGCTTTCGCGGCGAGGCGCAGGGGATCATGGCGGCAAGCGAGCAGATGTTCGGCAAGCCCCCTGCCCGGCTGTCGCGCGACGAGGCGCTGCTGATCGCCGCGCTGCTGCCCGATCCGCAGGCACCGCCAGAACGGGTCGCGCGCCGCGCCTGCGCGATGCGGCGCGGCGATTGCCCCGCGATCAAGGCGATCGCGGCCACCGCGCTGGGCAGCGCGCGGCGGCTGCGGATCGACCCGGAACTGGCGCCGCATCTCGCCCAGCGACTGATCGACAAGCCCGGCATGCGGGTGACGACGACGCTCGACGCCCCGATCCAGCGCATCGCCATCACCGCGCTGTCGCGCCAGCTGATCGGCCTGGGCGACCAGCGCGCCCGCGACGGCGCGGTGATCGTCCTCGACAATGCGACCGGCGACACGCTGGCCTATGTCGGCGGGGTGGGCGGCGGATCGACCGCGGCGGCGGTCGACGGCGCCAATGCGCCGCGCCAGGCGGGCTCGACGCTCAAGCCCTTCCTCTACGCCGCCGCGATCGAACGCGGCTATCTCACCGCCGCGTCGATCCTCGACGACAGCCCGGTCCAGCTCGACACCGCCTCCGGCCTCTACATCCCGCAGAATTACGACCGCAGCTTCCGGGGGCCGGTCTCGGCGCGCTCGGCGCTCGCCGCATCGCTCAACGTGCCGGCAGTACGCACCCTGCTGCTGGTCGGGGTCAACGCCTTCCGCGACCGGCTATGGGACCTGGGTTATGCCGGGCTGACCGAGGATGGCGACTATTACGGCTTCTCGCTGGCGCTCGGATCGGCCGAGGTCACGCTCGCCGAACAGGCCAATGCCTATCGCGCGCTCGCCAATGGCGGCCGCTGGTCCGCCGCCCGGCTGCGCCCCAGCGATGCGCAGCAGCCGCTGCGCCCGGTGATAAGCCCGGCCGGCGCGTGGATAACCGCCGACATCCTGTCCGATCCCGGCGCGCGCGCGGGCACCTTCGGGCTCGACAGCGCGCTGCGCCTGCCCTTCTGGGCGGCAGTCAAGACCGGCACCTCCAAGGCGATGCGCGACAATTGGTGCGTCGGCTTCAGCAGCCGGTTCACCGTCGCGGTGTGGATCGGCAATCTGGAGGGGGATTCGATGCGCGCCGTTTCCGGCACCAGCGGCGCGGCGCCGGTGTGGCGCGAGATCATGCTCGCGCTCCACCGCACAGGCGCGCCGCCCCGCCCGGCGAAGCCCCATGATGTGGAAAGCCGAACGGTGCGCTTTGCGAGCGCCATCGAGCCGCCGCGTACCGAATATTTCCTGCGCGGCACGGCCCAGCCCGTTTTCGGCGCCGCGCCGCCCGAGGCGCGCCGCGCACGGATCGCCAGCCCCGTCTCTGGCAGCATCTACGCGCTCGATCCCGACATCCCGATCGATCGCCAGCGCATCCGCATCCTCGTGTCAGGTGCGGTCGCGGGCCATCGGCTGCTGCTCGACCGCAAGGATATCGGCCCTGCCGGGGCGCAGCCGCTGGTGCTGCCGGGGCCGGGCGCACATCGGCTGGTGCTTGCCGATCCTGTGGGACGGACGGTGGATCAGGTGCTGTTCACGGTGCGGTGA
- a CDS encoding SirB1 family protein: protein MIESIAHLGLLDDEDIGLDSAALELSALDHEGLDLAPYAARLDGHGAELAAIAGEAESALDQAGLLARILAERHGFRGDRDSYDAPLNADLIRVLDRQQGLPVALSILYVGLARRVGWRADALNTPGHVLVRVGPDDGSVVIDPFHDGRLVTHDILLNLVRQSLGPQADYDPRHLAPMSNRMTLVRLLLNQATRAEKARDHGRALVLYQRIVTVAPSHGQGWWDLARLQLGAGRVEEARSSLSSMLEVTRDPDSRAHIAAALEALAGK, encoded by the coding sequence ATGATCGAATCCATCGCCCATCTCGGCCTGCTCGACGATGAGGATATCGGGCTCGACAGTGCCGCCCTAGAGCTGAGCGCGCTCGACCATGAGGGTCTCGATCTCGCGCCCTATGCGGCCCGGCTCGACGGCCATGGCGCGGAGCTGGCGGCGATCGCCGGGGAAGCGGAATCGGCGCTCGATCAGGCCGGGCTGCTCGCCCGCATTCTGGCCGAACGGCATGGCTTCCGGGGAGACCGGGACAGCTATGACGCTCCGCTCAACGCCGATCTGATCCGCGTGCTCGATCGGCAGCAGGGCCTGCCGGTCGCCCTCTCGATCCTCTATGTCGGCCTCGCCCGCCGGGTCGGCTGGCGCGCGGACGCGCTCAACACGCCGGGCCATGTTCTGGTGCGGGTCGGCCCCGACGATGGATCGGTGGTGATCGATCCCTTCCACGACGGCCGGCTTGTCACCCATGACATATTGCTCAATCTGGTGCGCCAGTCGCTTGGGCCCCAGGCCGACTATGATCCGCGCCATCTCGCGCCGATGTCGAACCGGATGACCCTGGTGCGGCTGCTGCTCAACCAGGCGACCCGCGCGGAAAAGGCCCGTGACCATGGCCGCGCGCTGGTCCTCTACCAGCGCATCGTCACGGTCGCGCCGTCGCACGGTCAGGGCTGGTGGGATCTCGCCCGCCTCCAGCTCGGCGCCGGGCGGGTCGAGGAGGCGCGCAGCAGCCTGAGTTCGATGCTGGAGGTGACGCGCGATCCCGATAGCCGGGCGCATATCGCGGCGGCGTTGGAGGCGCTGGCGGGGAAGTGA
- a CDS encoding Lrp/AsnC family transcriptional regulator has product MQIDAIDQKILSELQADGRVTNHELAGRVGLSPSPCLRRVRQLEEAGIIQSYVALVDAAALGLHVSAFVRVRLDGQDDRHLAAFEAAVADFPEVMECYLMTGESDYQLRVMVSSLAAFEDFLRQRLTKIAGVSQVTSSFALRPVVYRTAIPVDAAR; this is encoded by the coding sequence ATGCAGATCGATGCGATAGATCAGAAGATCCTCTCCGAACTTCAGGCCGACGGGCGCGTCACCAATCATGAGCTGGCGGGCCGGGTCGGCCTGTCGCCCAGCCCCTGTCTGCGCCGGGTGCGCCAGCTGGAAGAGGCCGGGATCATCCAGAGCTATGTGGCTCTGGTGGATGCGGCCGCGCTGGGCCTGCACGTCAGCGCCTTCGTGCGGGTCCGGCTGGACGGGCAGGACGACCGCCATCTTGCCGCCTTCGAGGCCGCCGTCGCGGACTTCCCCGAGGTGATGGAATGCTATCTCATGACCGGAGAAAGCGACTATCAGTTGCGGGTGATGGTCAGTTCGCTCGCCGCTTTCGAGGATTTCCTGCGCCAGCGGCTGACGAAGATCGCCGGCGTCTCCCAGGTGACGTCCAGCTTTGCCCTGCGGCCGGTGGTCTATCGCACCGCGATCCCGGTGGATGCCGCGCGATGA